The DNA window GAATGATCTGAGTATAACtatgattatttattattaatttttagagaGACACCATACAAGCTGCCTCAAGTTTTGCTCAAAGGAATCAATTACCTATTCGTTTGCAAGACCAGATGCTTGCTCATTTGTGTTTGAAGTTTAGAACAGACTCCGAAGGGTTACAACAACAAGAGACAATTGATTCCCTTCCTAAAGCCATCAGATCAAGCATTTCACATTATCTCTTCTATTCTCTGGTGGATAAAGTCTATTTATTTCGAGGCGTTTCAAATGATTTACTCTTTCAATTGGTAATGAAAAAATGTTCTTCATGGCTAGTATTAATAATTACATCAGTTACTTATAAAATTTGCATTGGAgacttattttgatttatttattcaatctttaaaggtttcagagatgaaAGCAGAGTATTTTCCTCCTAAAGAAGATGTAATCTTACAGAATGAAGCTCCAACTGATTTCTACATACTAGTCACTGGTGCTGTGGTAATTGTCCAATCTTACTTGAATTTCACGTTGGACAAATTTGATTCTCATATTATGTCCAATCTCTAATGTTGTGATTATTTGACAGGAATTGGTAGTTCTTAAAAATGGCGTTGAGCAGGCAAGTTTATTTTACATTTCACATTTGACTTATGCTTGAAAAATTTTCTGAGTCTGCATTGAAATATATATGCCAAGAAGTTATAATGTAAACTTTAAAAATTGATTGCAGGTTGTTGGAGAGGCAAATACAGGTGATCTTTTTGGTGAGATTGGTGTGCTTTGCTATAAGCCACAGCTCTTTACGGTTCGGACAAAGCGATTAAGCCAGCTTTTGAGACTAAACCGTACTGCTTTTCTAAATATTGTCAAGGCTAACGTAGGAGATGGAAATATTATTATGAACAATCTTCTTCAGGTTTGCATAATCATAAACTTCCATTGCAAACATGTTTAGCTTATTCACTTTtacagttttattttgtttacttAGTTTCGTTAATGTGTGGCAGCACTTAAAAGAACTAAATGACCCTATCATGGAGGGAGTTTTGGTGGAGACTGAGAATATGTTAGCTCGTGGTAGAATGGACCTACCAGTTGGTCTTTGTTTTGCAGCAGCAAGAGGAGATGACTTGTTGTTACATCATTTGTTAAAACGAGGATTGGATTCAAACGAATCAGATAGAAATGGAAGAACAGCTTTGGTGggtaattaattttctttttattattaaaaaaatggtgCTGCTAAAATTAATTCTTGTGAAATCAGCATATTGCAGCATCTAAAGGAAGTGAGAATTGTGTCATGCTTTTACTGGATTATGGAGCGGATCCCAATATTAGAGGTAGATATGTCTTGGCCCCTTAGCTTGTTCTTTACTAACATGGATGCAGTTGTTTGGAATATCTACTGTCATGCTTTAATAATCGTATATCATAATCGGTAtgatatcttttcttgttaaagCTAACATGTCATTTTTCTGCATATCGATTTGGACAAGAGTATCTTTTTGTATACTTTAGCAATGTATAAAATTGCCACGAGGGTGTATATCTAGATTACATAATTAACTATACATTTCATGTGCTATAGAGTTTGCTTCCAGAGTATAACTTTTGACTATATGCATTATATGTGTGTCATGTAGTGTTAACAAACATCTAAATTATTGATTCTTATGTTAGCTTTCCTCATTAGTTTTGTGTTTATCTTCCCCACCagctttttgtttgtttttcttagAAAGAAACACATGGAATTAAAAAGCAATAACGAAAATGATCAGTTCTATCTAAGTAACAATAATTGACGATGATGTAATTCTATCctagttttaattaattaaaaagcaATACAAAAAAATGGTCAGTTCTACGTAAGTGACAATAATTGACGATGATGTAATTCTATTCTTGTTTTGGTCTCTTATACTCAGCAAactactaatttttaatttatcattttaagGCGGCAAGTTACAAACTTATCTTGCATGTACCATGTCCTattttcagaaataaaaaataatactaaaagaATTGTTCTTTGTGATGATTTAATATTATCTTCCTCTTAAGTGAAGaagttgaaaaaataataacctAATCACTattgaaatattgaaatttgtaatttttgtgGTGTGTGAATTTTACCACCTTTATTGAACGGTGATTAGCATTTTATAAACCTCCTTACTTTGTAGAAAACTTTTCTCCTAATATGACTATAGCAGTGTATGCATGGTTTTATTTCAAttcacacacacatacataaAAGGTCTATATTTCTCGTGTAAACAGATGTAGAAGTCACCATCTATATAGGATGAGATTGATGTCTACGACATTGACACAAATGAAAACTTTATCAGAAGGAAAATATCTTTCTTATCCCTTTCAATCATAACCAAAATCCAAATCCCCTCCCACATTGATAACGCTATTTTAACCAATCCCAAGACACAGAGACAATGCACATGCTAGAAGCTCCTTACCACCAGAAAATACATTATGcaaagataaatatttataaatgttTATAGAACTCATTTTCTTAATATTCATTTAGgattcattattttattattatagtatAGAATCTGGCCTTATTTTAATTGAGATCTACAGTTAAtcctataatataataatgtaaCAAAGTCATTCTATCACTAATCAAAATCTAACTTTCTAATGTGAATTGATTGCAGACTCTGATGGCAGCGTATCACTATGGGAAGCCATATTGGGTGGACATGAATCAGTAAGCCAGCTACTATTGGAAAATGGTGCTAACTTGAAAAGTGGTGATGTTGGTCAATTTGCATGCATCGCTGCTGAACAAAACACCCTCAACTTGCTCAAGGATATAGTGCGCTATGGTGGAGATGTCACGCTCCCTAGCACCACCTCCGGAACCACAGCTCTACATGTTGCAGTCTCTGAAGACAACGTAGAAGTTGTGAAGTTCTTGTTGGATCTTGGTGCCGACATTGATAAACCAGATAAGAACGGTTGGACACCAAGAGATCTAGCAGTCCAGCAAGGGCATCAAGACATCATAGCCATTTTTGAGTCTATTAAGGAGCCTAAGAATTGTCAACCTTTGGACCGTATTCCTGAGAAGGAAGGTAAGATAAAGAAGTTCCTTGGAAGATTTACAAGTGAACCAGCAATTCCTCTACCCCAAGAGAGCACATTTAGGGGTTCGGATGGGTTTAGGAGTTCGGACAGGTCTTGGAGCCAAAGCCGCCCAAGGCGGAGAAGCAGCAATAACTTCCACAACTCTTTGTTTGGGATAATATCAGCAGCAAACAAAGGGGAAAAGGACACGCTCTTTTATGTGAATGAAAATGGTAATGCAAAGAATGGTATGAAGAGTAGAGAATGGCCAACCAGAGTGGTGGTTAGTTTCCCTGAAAAGGGTGAGGCTGGTGGGAAACTTGTGTTGCTACCTGGAAGCTTTCAGGAGTTACTTGATATTGGGGCTGAGAAGTTTGGTGTGCGTCCTGCTAAGGTTCTATGCAAAGATGGGTTTGAAATTGAAGATATAGAGGTTATTAGGGATGGGGATCATCTTGTTTTTGAGAGTGCTGCTCAAAACTCTGACTATCCTACACCCACAATCGGTGTGCAACCGTAGCATGgttattttctcttatttttttcatttttctcccCTACTCTTAAACCAGTAGTATCAACCTATATATTGTAAATCTCTCTTGTTACAgttaaaatacaaaaagaaattttacGATTTTAAATCTTAGCACATCTACTTCTTAACTGGAAGCTTTCTTGTGATTTCTTAGAACTCAAGAAAACTTTGTATACTTGG is part of the Arachis duranensis cultivar V14167 chromosome 1, aradu.V14167.gnm2.J7QH, whole genome shotgun sequence genome and encodes:
- the LOC107469646 gene encoding potassium channel AKT1 isoform X2; translated protein: MLRLWRLRRVSALFSRLEKDKSYNYFWVRCAKLICVTLFAVHCAACFYYLIAARYRDPKRTWIGATMGNFLQKSLWTRYVTSIYWSITTLTTVGYGDLHPVNSREMVFDIFYMLFNLGLTAYLIGNMTNLVVHGTSRTRKFRDTIQAASSFAQRNQLPIRLQDQMLAHLCLKFRTDSEGLQQQETIDSLPKAIRSSISHYLFYSLVDKVYLFRGVSNDLLFQLVSEMKAEYFPPKEDVILQNEAPTDFYILVTGAVELVVLKNGVEQVVGEANTGDLFGEIGVLCYKPQLFTVRTKRLSQLLRLNRTAFLNIVKANVGDGNIIMNNLLQHLKELNDPIMEGVLVETENMLARGRMDLPVGLCFAAARGDDLLLHHLLKRGLDSNESDRNGRTALHIAASKGSENCVMLLLDYGADPNIRDSDGSVSLWEAILGGHESVSQLLLENGANLKSGDVGQFACIAAEQNTLNLLKDIVRYGGDVTLPSTTSGTTALHVAVSEDNVEVVKFLLDLGADIDKPDKNGWTPRDLAVQQGHQDIIAIFESIKEPKNCQPLDRIPEKEGKIKKFLGRFTSEPAIPLPQESTFRGSDGFRSSDRSWSQSRPRRRSSNNFHNSLFGIISAANKGEKDTLFYVNENGNAKNGMKSREWPTRVVVSFPEKGEAGGKLVLLPGSFQELLDIGAEKFGVRPAKVLCKDGFEIEDIEVIRDGDHLVFESAAQNSDYPTPTIGVQP
- the LOC107469646 gene encoding potassium channel AKT1 isoform X1, whose protein sequence is MVSMFMCTSINGEENQEIEFSRDGSHYSLSNAVLPSLGARSHRRVKLRRFTVSPYDRRYRIWQTFLVILVIYTAWVSPFEFGFLKKPEAPLSYTDNVVNALFAMDIILTFFVAYIDKATYLLIDDRKQIAWKYTRTWLAFDLISIIPSELVRKLSPAPLQTYGLFNMLRLWRLRRVSALFSRLEKDKSYNYFWVRCAKLICVTLFAVHCAACFYYLIAARYRDPKRTWIGATMGNFLQKSLWTRYVTSIYWSITTLTTVGYGDLHPVNSREMVFDIFYMLFNLGLTAYLIGNMTNLVVHGTSRTRKFRDTIQAASSFAQRNQLPIRLQDQMLAHLCLKFRTDSEGLQQQETIDSLPKAIRSSISHYLFYSLVDKVYLFRGVSNDLLFQLVSEMKAEYFPPKEDVILQNEAPTDFYILVTGAVELVVLKNGVEQVVGEANTGDLFGEIGVLCYKPQLFTVRTKRLSQLLRLNRTAFLNIVKANVGDGNIIMNNLLQHLKELNDPIMEGVLVETENMLARGRMDLPVGLCFAAARGDDLLLHHLLKRGLDSNESDRNGRTALHIAASKGSENCVMLLLDYGADPNIRDSDGSVSLWEAILGGHESVSQLLLENGANLKSGDVGQFACIAAEQNTLNLLKDIVRYGGDVTLPSTTSGTTALHVAVSEDNVEVVKFLLDLGADIDKPDKNGWTPRDLAVQQGHQDIIAIFESIKEPKNCQPLDRIPEKEGKIKKFLGRFTSEPAIPLPQESTFRGSDGFRSSDRSWSQSRPRRRSSNNFHNSLFGIISAANKGEKDTLFYVNENGNAKNGMKSREWPTRVVVSFPEKGEAGGKLVLLPGSFQELLDIGAEKFGVRPAKVLCKDGFEIEDIEVIRDGDHLVFESAAQNSDYPTPTIGVQP